The segment aataataatagtaataataataataaaagaatttgaaattgaaatatagcgcgttttacattttaatatttaataatcaaattttggGGGGATTCCTTTTCCAGCATTATTTTGGCGGGTACGTTGAAAGTTGTCTGGGGGTATTTTcgtcattttcaaatttatccATGGCTAGGGTTTCGTTATCCGGTTGTATATTAAGTCGGTTTTTTTCTAACCTAAAGCGGCTGCTAAACCGCGAGCTTCTGTCGGTTCgattcttcatcatcatcttcttcctgatcttgatcttcttcttcttcttcttcttctctctttcttcgtGTCACTGATTGTTCTCACTctgttctttctctctctccctgcATGTCGGTTTCATCTTTTTCGTCTTCCAGATTTCGATTATCTCCTTTTTCACTGTTGTAGTAGTTTCTGTTCATCACATTTTCTGTTCCAGTATTGATTCTCGAGTGCCTTTGTTCGTCTGATCTTCTGTTCAAGCTATCATTTACTTCGTTCGAATTCGATTTTATGACTCCAATTCGTCTCCACCGCTTTCAATCGTCAATATCCACTTTCCACTTCGAGTTTCCGTGCTTATTTTCTCGTTTCATCTCAGATCTCTGAGATTTCTACTGAAAATGATGGATCCGATTGAGGAAGTGAGTGATCGCGATTCTCGAGCCTGTTCTTGACTTGATTTTATTTCTGATCTTGAAATTAAAGAGTACTGATTCTACTGTACTGTACTGGAAAATAGGGATCAGAGTTCAAGGACGCTGAAAACTCTCCGAGGATGTCTTCGCCAGCGGAAAGTGAGCAGAATAAGAAAACCTGCGCCGATTGCGGTACGACGAAGACTCCTCTCTGGCGTGGAGGTCCAGCCGGCCCTAAGGTGATTTATTCATCTCCATCTCTCTATATGTTTGAATCTTCTGTTTAGTTCTTCATTTCTGTTACTCGATTACTACGATCAGAGCTtcatttttcctctttttttcaGTCTCTTTGCAATGCGTGTGGGATCAGAAGcaggaaaaagagaagatcGCTTCTAGGTTTAAACAGAGGAAGCGAAGTGGAGAGAAAAAGCAAGGGAAGCAGTAACAGAAACAGCAATGGCGGTGGAAATCAGGCAAAATT is part of the Cucurbita pepo subsp. pepo cultivar mu-cu-16 chromosome LG12, ASM280686v2, whole genome shotgun sequence genome and harbors:
- the LOC111807251 gene encoding GATA transcription factor 16-like, with the translated sequence MMDPIEEGSEFKDAENSPRMSSPAESEQNKKTCADCGTTKTPLWRGGPAGPKSLCNACGIRSRKKRRSLLGLNRGSEVERKSKGSSNRNSNGGGNQAKLGGDNLKWRSTAFGRKDLMQRRQLGEEEQAAVLLMALSYGSVYA